A stretch of the Thermus thermophilus genome encodes the following:
- a CDS encoding class I mannose-6-phosphate isomerase: MRRLEPKPVARIWGGSGLGFGPGIGEVWLAEAPLLVKLLDPADWLSVQVHPPHEYALRVEGKPGKYEAWYVLSPGELVYGLARPLSREELRERALAGTLEEVLRRVRVEPGQVLYLPAGTIHALGPGVRVYEVQTPSDLTYRLYDYGRPRELHLEKALDVAVLEPTPLTLPPPEPVLGGERLLSTPFFDLLRYPLAGELRVRAEGPTLLTLLEGEARLGEEVLRPPATLLLEPGEEAVFRGEGLWLAALAKEGA; this comes from the coding sequence GTGAGGCGGTTGGAGCCCAAGCCCGTGGCGCGGATCTGGGGGGGAAGCGGCCTCGGCTTCGGCCCCGGGATCGGGGAGGTCTGGCTCGCCGAGGCCCCCCTGCTCGTAAAGCTCCTTGACCCCGCGGACTGGCTTTCCGTCCAGGTCCACCCGCCCCACGAGTACGCCCTCCGGGTGGAGGGGAAGCCGGGGAAGTACGAGGCCTGGTACGTCCTTTCCCCGGGGGAGCTGGTCTACGGCTTGGCCCGTCCCCTGAGCCGGGAGGAGCTTCGGGAAAGGGCCTTGGCCGGGACGCTGGAGGAGGTGCTGCGCCGCGTCCGGGTGGAGCCGGGCCAGGTCCTTTACCTGCCCGCGGGGACGATCCACGCCCTGGGCCCGGGGGTCCGGGTCTACGAGGTCCAGACCCCCTCCGACCTCACCTACCGCCTCTACGACTACGGCAGGCCGCGGGAGCTCCACCTGGAGAAGGCCCTGGACGTGGCCGTCCTGGAGCCCACCCCCCTCACCCTGCCCCCGCCCGAGCCGGTCTTGGGCGGGGAGAGGCTCCTTTCCACCCCCTTCTTTGACCTTTTGCGCTATCCCTTGGCGGGGGAGCTTAGGGTGCGGGCGGAGGGCCCCACCCTCCTCACCCTCCTCGAGGGGGAGGCCCGGCTCGGGGAGGAGGTCTTGCGGCCGCCCGCCACCCTCCTTTTGGAGCCCGGGGAGGAGGCGGTCTTCCGGGGCGAGGGGCTCTGGCTTGCCGCCCTGGCCAAGGAGGGGGCGTGA
- a CDS encoding HesA/MoeB/ThiF family protein, with amino-acid sequence MRWTKEELDRYHRQMILPQVGPEGQERLKRASVVVVGAGGLGVPVLQYLVAAGVGRVGVVEMDRVEVSNLHRQVLYTTEDVGEPKALVAQKRLQALNPLVRVEAYPVRLTSENALEILRPYDLVVDASDNFPTRYLVNDAAVLLGKPLVFGAIYQFDGQVAVFHHPTPHGEMGPCYRCLFPKPPPPGAVPSCAEAGVFGVLPAVVGSLMAAEALKVLLGIGKPLAGHLLLYDALEASFRKLTVRRNPRCPICGDEPTQRELVDYEAFCGLR; translated from the coding sequence ATGCGCTGGACGAAGGAGGAGCTTGACCGGTACCACCGGCAGATGATCCTGCCCCAGGTGGGTCCCGAGGGGCAGGAGCGGCTGAAACGGGCCTCGGTGGTGGTGGTGGGGGCCGGAGGGCTCGGGGTTCCCGTCCTCCAGTACCTGGTGGCGGCCGGGGTGGGGCGGGTGGGGGTGGTGGAGATGGACCGGGTGGAGGTGTCCAACCTCCACCGCCAGGTGCTCTACACCACCGAGGACGTGGGCGAGCCCAAGGCCCTGGTGGCCCAGAAGCGGCTCCAGGCCCTGAACCCCCTGGTCCGGGTGGAGGCCTACCCGGTGCGCCTCACCTCGGAGAACGCCCTGGAGATCCTCAGGCCCTACGACCTCGTGGTGGACGCCTCGGACAACTTCCCCACCCGCTACCTGGTGAACGACGCCGCCGTCCTCCTCGGCAAGCCCCTGGTCTTTGGGGCCATCTACCAGTTTGACGGCCAGGTGGCCGTCTTCCACCACCCCACCCCCCATGGGGAGATGGGCCCGTGCTACCGCTGCCTCTTCCCCAAGCCGCCCCCGCCCGGGGCGGTGCCCTCCTGCGCCGAGGCCGGGGTCTTCGGCGTTTTGCCGGCGGTGGTGGGGAGCCTGATGGCCGCCGAGGCCCTCAAGGTTCTTTTGGGGATCGGCAAGCCCCTGGCGGGGCACCTCCTGCTTTACGATGCCCTCGAGGCCAGCTTCCGCAAGCTCACGGTGCGGCGTAACCCCCGTTGCCCCATATGCGGGGACGAGCCCACCCAGAGGGAACTCGTGGACTACGAGGCCTTCTGCGGCCTGCGCTGA
- a CDS encoding citrate synthase/methylcitrate synthase has product MEVARGLEGVLFTESRMCYIDGQQGKLYYYGIPIQELAEKSSFEETTFLLLHGRLPRRQELEEFSAALARRRALPAHLLESFKRYPVSAHPMSFLRTAVSELGMLDPTEGDISREALYEKGLDLIAKFATIVAANKRLKEGKEPIPPREDLSHAANFLYMANGVEPSPEQARLMDAALILHAEHGFNASTFTAIAAFSTETDLYSAITAAVASLKGPRHGGANEAVMRMIQEIGTPERAREWVQEKLAKKERIMGMGHRVYKAFDPRAGVLERLARLVAEKHGHSKEYQILKIVEEEAGKVLNPRGIYPNVDFYSGVVYSDLGFGLEFFTPIFAVARISGWVGHILEYQELDNRLLRPDAKYIGELDVPYVPLEARE; this is encoded by the coding sequence ATGGAAGTGGCTCGCGGTCTGGAAGGCGTTCTCTTCACGGAAAGCCGGATGTGCTACATTGACGGCCAGCAGGGGAAGCTCTACTACTACGGCATCCCCATCCAGGAGCTTGCGGAGAAGAGCAGCTTTGAGGAAACCACCTTCCTCCTCCTCCACGGGAGACTGCCGCGAAGGCAGGAGCTGGAGGAGTTCTCGGCCGCCCTCGCCCGGCGCCGCGCCCTGCCCGCCCACCTTCTGGAGTCCTTCAAGCGCTACCCCGTCTCCGCCCACCCCATGAGCTTCCTGCGCACCGCGGTCTCCGAGCTCGGGATGCTGGACCCCACCGAGGGGGACATCTCCCGGGAGGCCCTCTACGAGAAGGGGCTTGACCTCATCGCCAAGTTCGCCACCATCGTGGCCGCCAACAAGCGCCTTAAGGAGGGCAAGGAGCCCATCCCGCCCCGGGAAGACCTCTCCCACGCCGCCAACTTCCTCTACATGGCGAACGGGGTGGAGCCCTCCCCCGAGCAGGCCCGCCTCATGGACGCGGCCCTCATCCTCCACGCCGAGCACGGCTTCAACGCCAGCACCTTCACCGCCATCGCCGCCTTCTCCACGGAGACCGACCTCTACTCGGCCATCACCGCCGCCGTGGCCTCCCTCAAGGGGCCGCGCCACGGCGGGGCCAACGAGGCCGTGATGCGCATGATCCAGGAGATCGGCACCCCCGAGCGGGCCCGGGAGTGGGTGCAGGAGAAGCTGGCCAAGAAGGAGCGCATCATGGGCATGGGCCACCGGGTCTACAAGGCCTTTGACCCCAGGGCCGGGGTCCTGGAAAGGCTCGCCCGGTTGGTGGCGGAGAAGCACGGGCACTCCAAGGAGTACCAGATCCTGAAGATCGTGGAGGAGGAGGCGGGGAAGGTCCTGAACCCCAGGGGCATCTACCCCAACGTGGACTTCTACTCCGGGGTGGTCTACTCCGACCTGGGCTTCGGCCTGGAGTTCTTCACCCCCATCTTCGCCGTGGCCCGGATCTCGGGCTGGGTGGGGCACATCCTGGAGTACCAGGAGCTGGACAACCGCCTCCTCCGCCCCGACGCCAAGTACATCGGGGAGCTGGACGTGCCCTACGTCCCCCTCGAGGCCCGGGAGTAG
- a CDS encoding ABC transporter ATP-binding protein, with the protein MTGRSAAPLLRLWPYVGRYRWRYLWAVLAGLASIFFFVLTPYFLRLAVDAVQAGRGFGVYALAILASAALSGLLSYVMRRLAVVASRQVEYDLRRDLLHHLLTLDRDFYHKHRVGDLMNRLNTDLSAVREMVGPGILMGSRLSFLVLLAFLSMYAVNARLAFYLTLILPGIFLAMGFLLRLIDRRYREAQEVFDRISTLAQEAFSGIRVVKGYALEGRMVAWFQDLNRLYVEKSLALARVEGPLHALLGFLMGFAFLTVLWAGGAMVVRGELSVGELVQFNAYLAQLTWPILGLGWVMALYQRGLTSLRRLFELLDERPAIRDEDPLPLALEDLSGEVRFEGVGLKRDGRWLLRGLSLTIPEGMTLGITGRTGSGKSLLAALVPRLLDPSEGRVYVGGHEARRIPLAVLRKAVGVAPQEPFLFSETILENIAFGLDEVDRERVEWAARLAGIHEEILAFPKGYETVLGERGITLSGGQRQRVALARALAKRPKILILDDALSAVDAETEARILQGLKTVLGKQTTLLISHRTAALRYADWIIVLDGGRIVEEGTHESLLQAGGLYAEMDRLQKEVEA; encoded by the coding sequence ATGACCGGTCGGTCAGCGGCACCCCTTCTCCGCCTTTGGCCCTACGTGGGCCGGTACCGTTGGAGGTACCTCTGGGCGGTGCTCGCGGGCCTCGCCTCCATCTTTTTCTTCGTCCTCACCCCCTACTTCCTCCGCCTGGCCGTGGACGCGGTCCAGGCGGGGAGGGGCTTCGGGGTCTACGCCCTCGCCATCCTGGCCTCCGCCGCCCTTTCCGGCCTCCTCTCCTACGTGATGCGGCGGCTCGCCGTGGTGGCGAGCCGCCAGGTGGAGTACGACCTGAGGCGGGACCTCCTCCACCACCTCCTCACCCTGGACCGGGACTTCTACCACAAGCACCGGGTGGGGGACCTGATGAACCGCCTGAACACCGACCTCTCCGCCGTGAGGGAGATGGTGGGCCCGGGGATCCTCATGGGAAGCCGCCTCTCCTTTTTGGTCCTCCTCGCCTTTCTCTCCATGTACGCCGTGAACGCCCGCCTCGCCTTCTACCTCACCCTCATCCTCCCCGGCATCTTCCTCGCCATGGGTTTCCTCCTGCGGCTCATTGACCGTCGCTACCGGGAGGCCCAGGAGGTCTTTGACCGGATCAGCACCCTGGCCCAGGAGGCCTTCAGCGGCATCCGGGTGGTCAAGGGGTACGCCCTGGAGGGGCGGATGGTGGCCTGGTTCCAGGACCTGAACCGCCTCTACGTGGAGAAGAGCCTGGCCCTGGCCCGGGTGGAGGGCCCCCTCCACGCCCTCCTCGGCTTCTTGATGGGCTTCGCCTTCCTCACCGTCCTCTGGGCCGGGGGCGCCATGGTGGTCCGGGGGGAGCTGAGCGTGGGGGAGCTCGTCCAGTTCAACGCCTACCTGGCCCAGCTCACCTGGCCCATCCTGGGCCTCGGCTGGGTCATGGCCCTGTACCAGCGGGGGCTCACGAGCCTAAGGCGCCTCTTTGAGCTTCTGGACGAGAGGCCCGCCATCCGGGACGAGGACCCCCTGCCCCTCGCCCTCGAGGACCTCTCCGGGGAGGTGCGCTTTGAGGGGGTGGGGCTCAAGCGGGACGGGCGCTGGCTCCTTAGGGGCCTCAGCCTCACGATCCCCGAGGGGATGACCCTGGGCATCACCGGGCGCACGGGCTCGGGCAAGAGCCTCCTCGCCGCCCTCGTCCCCAGGCTTTTGGACCCCAGCGAGGGGCGGGTCTACGTGGGCGGGCATGAGGCGAGGCGTATCCCCTTGGCCGTCCTCCGCAAGGCCGTGGGGGTCGCTCCCCAGGAGCCCTTCCTTTTCAGCGAGACGATATTGGAAAACATCGCCTTCGGCCTGGACGAGGTGGACCGCGAGCGGGTGGAGTGGGCGGCCCGGCTTGCCGGGATCCACGAGGAGATCCTTGCCTTTCCCAAGGGGTACGAGACGGTCCTCGGGGAACGGGGCATCACCCTCTCCGGCGGCCAGCGGCAACGGGTGGCCCTGGCCCGGGCCTTGGCCAAAAGGCCCAAGATCCTCATCCTGGACGACGCCTTAAGCGCCGTGGACGCCGAGACGGAGGCCCGGATCCTCCAGGGGCTGAAAACGGTGCTCGGCAAGCAGACCACCCTGCTCATCTCCCACCGCACCGCGGCCCTCCGCTACGCCGACTGGATCATCGTCCTGGACGGGGGGAGGATCGTGGAGGAGGGGACCCACGAGAGCCTCCTTCAGGCCGGGGGCCTCTACGCGGAGATGGACCGCTTGCAAAAGGAGGTGGAGGCGTGA
- a CDS encoding ABC transporter ATP-binding protein, which produces MTEDTYSKAFDRALFARILRYLWPYRLQVALALLFLLVVTLAAAATPLFFKWAVDLALVPAEPRPIAERFRLLLWISLGFLAVRAVHFAAAYGETYLIQWVGQRVLFDLRSDLFAKLMRLHPGFYDRNPVGRLMTRVTSDVDAINQFITGGLVGVIADLFTLVGLLGFMLFLSPKLTLVVLLVAPVLLAVTTWVRLGMRSAYREMRLRLARVNAALQENLSGVETIQLFVKEREREEKFDRLNRDLFRAWVEIVRWFALFFPVVGFLGDFAVASLVYYGGGEVVRGAVSLGLLVAFVDYTRQLFQPLQDLSDKFNLFQGAMASAERIFGVLDTEEELKDPEDPTPIRGFRGEVEFRDVWLAYTPKGVEPTERDWVLRGVSFRVRPGEKVALVGATGAGKTSVVSLIARFYDPQRGQVLIDGEDVRAYRQEELRRHIGIVLQDPFLFSGTVLDNLRLFDPSIPEEKVVEVARFLGVHEAILRLPQGYHTPLGERGAGLSTGEKQLLALVRALLASPDILLILDEATASVDSETEKRLQEALYKAMEGRTSLIIAHRLSTIRHVDRILVFRKGRLVEEGSHEELLAKGGYYAALYRLQFQEV; this is translated from the coding sequence GTGACGGAGGACACCTACAGCAAGGCCTTTGACCGGGCCCTCTTCGCCCGCATCCTGCGCTACCTCTGGCCCTACCGCCTCCAGGTCGCCCTTGCCCTCCTTTTTCTCCTGGTGGTGACCCTGGCCGCCGCCGCCACCCCCCTCTTCTTCAAGTGGGCCGTTGACCTGGCCTTGGTGCCCGCGGAGCCCAGGCCCATTGCCGAGCGCTTCCGCCTCCTCCTTTGGATCAGCCTGGGCTTCCTCGCTGTGCGCGCGGTCCACTTCGCCGCCGCCTACGGCGAGACCTACCTCATCCAGTGGGTGGGGCAGCGGGTCCTCTTTGACCTCAGGAGCGACCTTTTCGCCAAGCTCATGCGCCTCCACCCGGGCTTCTACGACCGAAACCCCGTGGGCCGGCTCATGACCCGGGTCACCTCCGACGTGGACGCCATCAACCAGTTCATCACCGGCGGGCTCGTGGGGGTGATCGCCGACCTCTTCACCCTGGTGGGCCTCCTCGGCTTCATGCTGTTTTTGAGCCCCAAGCTCACCCTGGTGGTCCTCCTGGTGGCCCCGGTCCTCCTCGCCGTCACCACCTGGGTGCGGCTTGGGATGCGTTCCGCCTATCGGGAGATGCGCCTGAGGCTTGCCCGGGTCAACGCCGCCCTCCAGGAGAACCTCTCCGGGGTGGAGACGATCCAGCTTTTCGTCAAGGAAAGGGAGCGGGAGGAAAAGTTTGACCGGCTCAACCGCGACCTCTTCCGGGCTTGGGTGGAGATCGTCCGCTGGTTCGCCCTCTTCTTCCCCGTGGTGGGCTTTCTGGGGGACTTCGCCGTGGCCAGCCTGGTCTACTACGGGGGCGGGGAGGTGGTGCGGGGCGCCGTCTCCTTGGGGCTTCTCGTGGCCTTCGTGGACTACACCCGCCAGCTCTTCCAGCCTCTCCAGGACCTCTCGGACAAGTTCAACCTCTTCCAGGGGGCCATGGCGAGCGCCGAGCGGATCTTCGGCGTCCTGGACACGGAGGAGGAGCTCAAGGACCCCGAGGACCCCACGCCCATCCGCGGCTTCCGGGGGGAGGTGGAGTTCAGGGACGTCTGGCTCGCCTACACCCCCAAGGGGGTGGAGCCCACGGAGAGGGACTGGGTGCTTAGGGGCGTTTCCTTCCGCGTCCGCCCCGGGGAGAAGGTGGCCCTGGTGGGGGCCACGGGGGCGGGGAAGACCAGCGTGGTGAGCCTCATCGCCCGCTTCTACGACCCCCAAAGGGGCCAGGTCCTCATAGACGGGGAGGACGTGCGGGCCTACCGCCAGGAGGAGTTGCGCCGCCACATCGGCATCGTCCTCCAGGACCCCTTCCTCTTCTCCGGCACGGTCTTGGACAACCTCCGCCTCTTTGACCCCTCCATCCCCGAGGAGAAGGTGGTGGAGGTGGCCCGCTTCTTGGGGGTGCACGAGGCCATCCTGCGCCTGCCCCAGGGGTACCACACCCCCTTGGGGGAGCGGGGGGCGGGGCTTTCCACGGGGGAGAAGCAGCTCCTCGCCCTGGTGCGGGCCCTTCTCGCGAGCCCCGACATCCTCCTCATCCTGGACGAGGCCACGGCCAGCGTGGACTCGGAGACGGAGAAGCGCCTCCAGGAGGCCCTCTACAAGGCCATGGAGGGGAGGACCTCCCTCATCATCGCCCACCGCCTCTCCACCATCCGCCACGTGGACCGCATCCTCGTCTTCCGCAAGGGGAGGCTCGTGGAGGAGGGGAGCCACGAGGAGCTTCTGGCCAAGGGCGGCTACTACGCCGCCTTGTACCGGCTCCAGTTCCAGGAGGTGTAA
- a CDS encoding bifunctional folylpolyglutamate synthase/dihydrofolate synthase, which produces MTYEEALAWLYARRRTGERGTHRVRALLARLGHPEAGFLAVHVLGTNGKGSVVAYLEAAFRAAGLAYGAYTSPHLVDFRERIRTHLGPVPREAVVRFVAWAREEAWEEPPGFFDLATALAFLHFRERGVALAAVEAGVGGEKDATNALSRVALTVLTNVGEDHLEALGGTLEAVAREKTGAFRPGVPVVTGARGVGLEVARRVAEERGAPLHVLDPEDPLFALPAPPGLRGAYQEENARLAAAALRLLGFPEAAIARGLREARHPGRMERFLLEGVEVYLDGAHNPPAAEALAREFPAYHLIFGAFPRKDVKGVLAHLLPKARSVRYTRAGEGALGGELGTPFFEDPWEALEDALAGARGDGLPVLATGSLYLVGRLRERLVAGLGEDLP; this is translated from the coding sequence GTGACCTACGAGGAGGCTTTGGCCTGGCTGTACGCGAGGCGGCGCACGGGGGAGCGGGGGACCCATAGGGTGAGGGCCCTCCTCGCCCGGCTCGGCCACCCGGAGGCGGGCTTCCTTGCGGTCCACGTCCTGGGCACCAACGGCAAGGGGAGCGTGGTGGCCTACCTCGAGGCCGCCTTCCGCGCCGCGGGCCTCGCCTACGGGGCCTACACCAGCCCCCACCTCGTGGACTTCCGGGAGAGGATCCGCACCCACCTGGGGCCCGTTCCCCGGGAGGCGGTGGTCCGGTTCGTGGCCTGGGCGAGGGAGGAGGCCTGGGAGGAGCCCCCGGGCTTCTTTGACCTGGCCACCGCCCTCGCCTTCCTCCACTTCCGGGAGAGGGGGGTGGCGCTGGCCGCGGTGGAGGCGGGGGTAGGGGGGGAGAAGGACGCGACGAACGCCCTTTCCCGCGTGGCCCTCACCGTGCTCACCAACGTGGGGGAGGACCACCTCGAGGCCCTGGGGGGTACCCTCGAGGCCGTGGCCCGGGAGAAGACGGGGGCCTTCCGCCCCGGGGTGCCGGTGGTCACGGGGGCGAGGGGGGTGGGGCTGGAGGTGGCCCGCAGGGTGGCGGAGGAACGGGGGGCGCCCCTCCACGTCCTGGACCCCGAGGACCCCCTCTTCGCCCTTCCCGCCCCGCCCGGCCTCAGGGGGGCCTACCAGGAGGAAAACGCCCGCCTGGCCGCCGCCGCCCTGAGGCTTTTGGGCTTTCCCGAGGCGGCCATTGCCCGGGGGCTTCGGGAGGCGCGGCACCCGGGGCGCATGGAGCGCTTCCTCCTTGAGGGGGTGGAGGTCTATTTGGACGGGGCCCACAACCCCCCGGCGGCGGAGGCCCTGGCCCGGGAGTTCCCCGCCTACCACCTGATCTTTGGCGCCTTTCCCCGGAAGGACGTGAAGGGCGTCCTCGCCCACCTCCTCCCCAAGGCGCGAAGCGTCCGCTACACCCGGGCGGGGGAAGGGGCCTTGGGCGGGGAGCTCGGGACCCCCTTCTTTGAGGACCCCTGGGAGGCCCTGGAGGACGCCTTAGCGGGGGCGAGGGGGGACGGGCTTCCGGTTTTGGCCACGGGCTCCCTGTACCTGGTGGGGAGGCTTAGGGAGCGTTTAGTCGCGGGCCTCGGCGAGGACCTTCCCTGA
- a CDS encoding protease complex subunit PrcB family protein has product MRKGLLAALLLLSGCQVLEGSGYRVTEVQFLFPEATERWTYFYGEPRAVELDGRPLRLEAPQGESLWAFPGALWVEGSPVLRTTYPSRPPVAEAVRGVSGGLLQVRAQAPLLATWLYDGVGWVRLTGSLREGEERTLVQPANYQTPRLFPLTEEESAVVLREVLARRGGRPVVVFELREPPLPPLRLSPAPDAYRIARLQVQYGLKLEPVMPPAPIFRVLGQGTQAAYPEEAPLALLANDPTSFNRLWALAVGNQLPRPAAPAVDFRNRSVAAFFWGLKPTGGYGLKVVGVTYAGETARVVLSLSAPKPGAITTQALTSPYVVLELQKVRRVVFADTSGKVLAEARD; this is encoded by the coding sequence ATGAGGAAAGGCCTTCTCGCGGCGCTCCTCCTCCTTTCCGGCTGCCAGGTGCTGGAGGGTTCGGGCTACCGGGTGACCGAGGTGCAGTTCCTCTTCCCCGAGGCCACGGAGCGCTGGACCTACTTCTACGGCGAGCCCCGGGCGGTGGAGCTGGACGGGCGTCCCCTCCGCCTCGAGGCCCCCCAGGGGGAGAGCCTCTGGGCCTTCCCCGGGGCGCTTTGGGTGGAGGGAAGCCCGGTGTTGCGGACCACCTATCCCTCGAGGCCCCCGGTGGCCGAGGCGGTCCGCGGGGTTTCGGGGGGCCTCCTCCAGGTGCGCGCCCAAGCCCCCCTCCTCGCCACCTGGCTTTACGACGGGGTGGGCTGGGTGCGGCTTACGGGAAGCCTGAGGGAAGGGGAGGAGCGGACCCTGGTGCAGCCGGCGAACTACCAGACCCCAAGGCTTTTCCCCCTCACGGAGGAGGAGTCCGCCGTGGTCCTGCGCGAGGTCTTAGCCCGGAGGGGAGGGAGGCCCGTGGTGGTCTTTGAGCTCCGGGAACCTCCCCTACCCCCTCTCCGCCTAAGCCCCGCCCCCGACGCCTACCGCATCGCCCGCCTTCAGGTCCAGTACGGGCTTAAGCTGGAGCCGGTCATGCCCCCGGCCCCCATCTTCCGCGTCCTCGGCCAAGGCACCCAGGCGGCCTACCCGGAGGAGGCCCCCCTTGCCCTCCTCGCCAACGACCCCACGAGCTTCAACCGCCTCTGGGCCCTGGCGGTGGGCAACCAGCTCCCCCGCCCCGCCGCCCCCGCGGTGGACTTCCGCAACCGGAGCGTGGCCGCCTTCTTCTGGGGGCTGAAGCCCACGGGAGGGTACGGCCTCAAGGTCGTGGGGGTCACCTACGCCGGGGAGACGGCCCGGGTGGTCCTGAGCCTCAGCGCGCCCAAGCCCGGGGCCATCACCACCCAGGCCCTCACCAGCCCCTACGTGGTCTTGGAGCTGCAGAAGGTGCGCCGCGTGGTCTTCGCCGACACCTCAGGGAAGGTCCTCGCCGAGGCCCGCGACTAA
- a CDS encoding ABC transporter ATP-binding protein yields the protein MSLLELKNVHTYYGHIHALKGISLTVEEGEIVTLIGSNGAGKTTTLRTISGLVKPRQGEVLFQGRPIHRLPAHEIVALGVGHVPEGRRIFPRLTVEENLEIGAYLENDRKVIQERKEQVYQLFPRLYERRQQKGGTLSGGEQQMLAIGRALMQNPRILLMDEPSMGLAPVLVDFIFEIIQKLNREGRTILLVEQNARLALQVAHRGYVLATGEITLHGPARELAENPEVQKAYLGEG from the coding sequence ATGAGCCTCCTGGAGCTCAAAAACGTCCACACCTACTACGGGCACATCCACGCCCTAAAGGGCATCTCCCTCACGGTGGAGGAGGGGGAGATCGTCACCCTCATCGGCTCCAACGGCGCCGGGAAGACCACCACCCTGCGCACCATCAGCGGCCTGGTGAAGCCGAGGCAGGGGGAGGTCCTCTTCCAGGGCAGGCCCATCCACCGCCTTCCCGCCCACGAGATCGTGGCCCTCGGGGTGGGGCACGTCCCCGAGGGGCGGCGGATCTTCCCCCGGCTCACGGTGGAGGAGAATCTGGAGATCGGGGCCTACTTGGAAAACGACCGCAAGGTGATCCAGGAGCGGAAAGAGCAGGTCTACCAGCTCTTTCCCCGGCTCTACGAGCGCCGCCAGCAGAAGGGGGGGACGCTTTCGGGCGGAGAGCAGCAGATGCTCGCCATCGGCCGGGCCCTGATGCAAAACCCGAGGATCCTCCTCATGGACGAGCCCTCCATGGGCCTCGCCCCCGTTTTGGTGGACTTCATCTTTGAGATCATCCAGAAGCTCAACCGGGAGGGACGGACGATCCTCCTCGTGGAGCAAAACGCCCGCCTCGCCCTCCAGGTCGCCCACCGAGGGTACGTCCTCGCCACGGGGGAGATCACCCTCCATGGGCCCGCCAGGGAGCTTGCGGAAAACCCCGAGGTGCAGAAGGCCTACCTGGGGGAGGGGTAG
- a CDS encoding ABC transporter ATP-binding protein — MRVLEVRGVTKRFGGLVAVNQVSLEVNEGEIFSVIGPNGAGKTTFFNLLTGIYAPDEGRILFLGQDITGSTPDKAAKLGIGRTFQNIRLFGAMTVLENILVGRHIHTRVPYLHALFRTPLARKEERKALEEALSLLEYVGLLHRKDELARNLPYGEQRKLEIARALALKPKLLLLDEPAAGMNPKETEALQEFILQIRSEMGLTILLIEHDMRLVMRISDRIAVLDYGSKIAEGKPEEVRTNPRVIEAYLGRGAAGGAA; from the coding sequence ATGAGGGTCCTCGAGGTCCGAGGCGTCACCAAGCGCTTCGGCGGGCTCGTGGCCGTGAACCAGGTGAGCCTGGAGGTGAACGAGGGGGAGATCTTCTCCGTCATCGGTCCGAACGGGGCGGGCAAGACCACCTTCTTCAACCTCCTCACGGGGATCTACGCCCCGGACGAGGGCCGGATCCTCTTCCTCGGCCAGGACATCACGGGCTCCACCCCCGACAAGGCGGCCAAGCTCGGCATCGGGCGCACCTTCCAGAACATCCGCCTCTTCGGGGCCATGACCGTCCTGGAGAACATCCTGGTGGGGCGGCACATCCACACCCGCGTCCCCTACCTGCACGCCCTCTTCCGCACCCCCCTCGCCCGCAAGGAGGAGAGGAAGGCCCTGGAGGAGGCCTTGAGCCTCCTGGAGTACGTGGGCCTCCTGCACCGCAAGGACGAGCTCGCCCGCAACCTCCCCTACGGCGAGCAGAGGAAGCTGGAGATCGCCCGCGCCCTCGCCCTCAAGCCCAAGCTCCTCCTCCTGGACGAGCCCGCCGCGGGCATGAACCCCAAGGAGACGGAGGCCCTGCAGGAGTTCATCCTGCAAATCCGCAGCGAGATGGGGCTCACCATCCTCCTCATTGAGCACGACATGCGCTTGGTGATGCGCATCTCCGACCGGATCGCCGTGCTGGACTACGGCTCCAAGATCGCCGAAGGCAAGCCCGAGGAGGTGCGGACCAACCCCCGGGTCATTGAGGCCTACCTGGGCCGGGGGGCCGCGGGAGGTGCCGCATGA